From Lepus europaeus isolate LE1 chromosome 3, mLepTim1.pri, whole genome shotgun sequence, a single genomic window includes:
- the MFSD4B gene encoding sodium-dependent glucose transporter 1: protein MSISILGPTFQDLATNVNQNISSLSLIFVGRAFGYLSGSVIGGILFDIMNNFLLLGVSTLATTVGLYLVPFCKTAVLLIVMMSVFGVSAGILDTGGNVLILALWGDKGAPHMQALHFSFALGAFLAPLLAKLALGTTEPAGNRTEPDPLHPALNQSPEADSGPVFGVPEDMNLLWAYAVIGTYIFIVSSFLFVLFFKKSSRWEKAKMSARTSRRAKYHRALLCLLFLFFFFYVGAEVTYGSYVFSFATTHVGMEESEAAGLNSIFWATFAACRGLAIIFATCLQPSTMIVLSNVGSLASSFFLVLFDKSPVCLWVATSVYGASMATTFPSGVSWIEQYTTIHGKSAAFFVVGGTLGEMAIPALIGILQGRYPDLPVILYTCLGSAVFTAVLFPVMYKLATWPLAHQHKANRKSEDQRALLSNPSINDYEEEDGDEDAEEWNEMDFEVVDMQDPLRPSVTEPSRNPLMAPTLEVSDQFLANAVV, encoded by the exons ATGAGTATCTCCATCCTAGGACCCACATTTCAAGATCTGGCAACAAATGTGAACCAAAATATCAGCAGTCTTTCTCTAATTTTTGTGGGCCGTGCCTTCGGATATTTGAGTGGCTCTGTGATTGGTGGAATACTTTTTGACATTATGAATAACTTTCTGCTTTTGG GGGTGTCGACACTGGCTACCACAGTAGGTCTTTACCTTGTTCCGTTTTGCAAGACAGCTGTATTACTGATCGTCATGATGTCTGTCTTTGGTGTTTCAGCTGGCATTTTGGATACAG GTGGTAATGTGCTTATCTTGGCTCTCTGGGGAGACAAAGGAGCCCCCCATATGCAGGCCTTACACTTCAGTTTTGCCTTGGGTGCCTTTTTGGCGCCCCTGCTCGCTAAATTGGCATTGGGTACGACAGAGCCTGCTGGGAACCGCACGGAGCCCGACCCTCTCCACCCTGCCCTCAACCAGTCACCTGAGGCAGACTCGGGACCTGTGTTTGGAGTCCCTGAGGACATGAATTTGCTGTGGGCTTATGCTGTCATCGGGACTTACAttttcatagtttcttcctttctgtttgtgCTGTTTTTCAAGAAAAGCTCAAGGTGGGAAAAAGCAAAAATGTCTGCTAGGACATCTCGAAGGGCGAAATACCACCGCgcccttctctgcctcctttttctgttcttctttttttatgttgGCGCCGAGGTCACCTATGGCTCTTATGTGTTCTCGTTTGCCACGACCCACGTGGGCATGGAAGAGAGCGAGGCGGCCGGGCTGAACTCCATCTTCTGGGCCACGTTCGCAGCCTGCAGGGGCCTGGCCATCATTTTTGCGACGTGTTTACAGCCCAGCACCATGATTGTGTTGAGCAACGTTGGCAGCCTGGCTTCGTCTTTCTTCCTGGTGCTTTTTGACAAGAGCCCGGTTTGCCTCTGGGTTGCAACGTCGGTGTATGGGGCGTCGATGGCAACCACGTTTCCCAGCGGCGTGTCCTGGATCGAGCAGTACACGACCATCCACGGGAAGTCAGCAGCCTTCTTTGTAGTTGGCGGCACCTTGGGAGAAATGGCTATTCCTGCGTTAATTGGAATTCTTCAAGGAAGATACCCTGACCTGCCCGTCATTCTGTATACATGTTTGGGGTCGGCAGTATTCACTGCTGTTTTGTTTCCTGTGATGTATAAATTAGCCACCTGGCCTCTTGCTCACCAgcacaaagcaaacagaaagagCGAGGACCAGAGAGCTTTGCTGTCTAACCCTAGTATAAATGATTATGAGGAAGAGGATGGAGACGAAGATGCAGAAGAATGGAATGAGATGGATTTTGAAGTGGTTGACATGCAGGATCCATTGAGGCCCTCTGTGACAGAGCCATCTAGAAATCCTCTGATGGCGCCCACCTTGGAAGTGTCTgaccagtttcttgctaatgcggTGGTGTAG
- the LOC133757045 gene encoding LOW QUALITY PROTEIN: sodium-dependent glucose transporter 1C-like (The sequence of the model RefSeq protein was modified relative to this genomic sequence to represent the inferred CDS: inserted 2 bases in 1 codon; substituted 1 base at 1 genomic stop codon), with amino-acid sequence MNVAILGPTFQDLATNVNRNISSLSQIFVGRAFGYLSGSVIGGILFDSVNHFLLLGVSTLVTTVGLYLVPFCKTAVLLIVVMSVFGVSFGILDTGGNVLILALWGDKGAPHLQALHFSFALGAVLAPLLAKLALGTTEPAGNRTEPDPLHPALNQSPEADSGPVFGVPEDMNLLWAYAVIGTYVFIVSSFLFVLFFKKSSRGPKAKMSARTSRRAKYHHTLLCLLFLFFFFYVGAEVTYGSYVFSFATTHVGMEESEAAGLNSIFWATFAACRGLAIIFATCLQPSTMIVLSNVGSLASSFFLVLFDKSPVCLWVATSVYGASMATTFPSGVSWIEQYTTIHGKSAAFFVVGGTLGEMAIPAVVGILQGRYPDLPVILYTCLGSAVFTVILFPVMYKLATWPLTHERKANRKSEDQRVYSLLLAXDYEEEYEDEDAEEWNEMDFEVVDMQDPLRPSVTEPSRNPLMAPTLEVSDQFLANAVVXECSLRQTGSSFGEHSPETRAEGTSTESRGLLYWRPW; translated from the exons ATGAATGTCGCTATATTGGGACCCACGTTTCAAGATCTGGCAACAAATGTGAACCGAAACATCAGCAGTCTTTCTCAAATTTTTGTGGGCCGTGCCTTCGGATATTTGAGTGGCTCTGTGATTGGTGGAATACTTTTTGACAGTGTAAATCATTTTTTACTTTTGG GGGTGTCAACACTGGTTACCACAGTAGGTCTTTACCTTGTTCCGTTTTGCAAGACAGCTGTATTACTGATCGTCGTGATGTCTGTCTTTGGTGTTTCCTTTGGCATTTTGGATACAG GTGGTAATGTGCTTATCTTGGCTCTCTGGGGAGACAAAGGAGCCCCCCATTTGCAGGCCTTACACTTCAGTTTTGCCTTGGGAGCCGTTTTGGCGCCCCTGCTCGCTAAATTGGCATTGGGTACGACAGAGCCTGCTGGGAACCGCACGGAGCCCGACCCTCTCCACCCTGCCCTCAACCAGTCACCTGAGGCAGACTCAGGACCTGTGTTTGGAGTCCCTGAGGACATGAATTTACTGTGGGCTTATGCTGTCATCGGGACTTACGttttcatagtttcttcctttctgtttgtgCTGTTTTTCAAGAAAAGCTCAAGAGGGCCAAAAGCAAAAATGTCTGCTAGGACATCTCGAAGGGCGAAATACCACCAcacccttctctgcctcctttttctgttcttctttttttatgttgGTGCCGAGGTCACCTATGGCTCTTATGTGTTCTCGTTTgccaccacccacgtgggcatGGAAGAGAGCGAGGCGGCCGGGCTGAACTCCATCTTCTGGGCCACGTTCGCAGCCTGCAGGGGCCTGGCCATCATTTTTGCGACGTGTTTACAGCCCAGCACCATGATTGTGTTGAGCAATGTTGGCAGCCTGGCTTCGTCTTTCTTCCTGGTGCTTTTTGACAAGAGCCCGGTTTGCCTCTGGGTTGCAACGTCGGTGTATGGGGCGTCGATGGCAACCACGTTTCCCAGCGGCGTGTCCTGGATCGAGCAGTACACGACCATCCACGGGAAGTCAGCAGCCTTCTTTGTAGTTGGCGGCACCTTGGGAGAAATGGCTATTCCTGCAGTAGTTGGAATTCTTCAAGGAAGATACCCTGACCTGCCCGTCATTCTGTATACGTGTTTGGGGTCGGCAGTATTCACTGTTATTTTATTCCCTGTGATGTATAAATTAGCCACCTGGCCTCTAACTCATGAGAGGAAAGCAAACAGAAAGAGCGAGGACCAGAGAGTTTACTCTTTACTTCTGGC GGACTATGAAGAAGAGTATGAAGACGAAGATGCAGAAGAATGGAATGAGATGGATTTTGAAGTGGTTGACATGCAGGATCCATTGAGGCCCTCTGTGACAGAGCCATCTAGAAATCCTCTGATGGCGCCCACCTTGGAAGTGTCTgaccagtttcttgctaatgcggTGGTGTAGGAGTGCTCTCTGCGCCAGACTGGCAGTTCCTTTGGGGAGCACTCGCCAGAGACCAGGGCAGAGGGGACCAGCACTGAGAGCAGAGGGCTCCTTTATTGGCGCCCTTGGTGA